One segment of Mycolicibacterium neworleansense DNA contains the following:
- a CDS encoding glycerol-3-phosphate dehydrogenase/oxidase → MTGPTALNRARRTTELAALADGEQLDVIVIGGGITGAGIALDAATRGLRVALVEKHDLAFGTSRWSSKLVHGGLRYLATGNVGIARRSAIERGILMTRNAPHLVKAMPQLVPLLPSMRRASRALVRTGFIAGDGLRRLAGTSPATLPRSRRVDARRAVELAPTVRTEGLDGAYLAYDGQLIDDARLVAAVARTAAQHGARILTRVSAAAAGATSVRLTDELSGDSFDATARVVINAAGVWAGDLDPALTLRPSRGTHLVFDSAAFGNPTAALTIPIPGELNRFVFAMPEQLGRVYLGLTDEDAPGPIPDVPEPTPAEIAFLLDTVNTALATDLTTADVRGTYAGLRPLIDTGEGNTADVSREHAVVESAGGVISIIGGKLTEYRYMAQDVLDRALALRGLSAAGCRTANLPLVGAPANPVSTLRSEHALPSSLVARYGAEAPNVIARARCARPTDPVADGIDVIRAEFEYAVTHEGALCVDDVLDRRTRIGLVAADRDLASAAAAEMVAEFGQGE, encoded by the coding sequence GTGACCGGCCCGACAGCACTCAACCGCGCCAGGCGCACAACCGAATTGGCCGCCCTGGCCGACGGAGAACAGCTCGACGTGATCGTCATCGGCGGCGGCATCACCGGGGCCGGCATCGCGCTGGACGCCGCCACCCGGGGCCTGCGGGTGGCCCTGGTGGAGAAACACGATCTGGCTTTCGGGACCAGCCGGTGGAGTTCGAAACTGGTCCACGGCGGTCTGCGCTACCTGGCCACGGGCAATGTCGGGATCGCCCGCCGCAGCGCGATCGAACGCGGAATCCTGATGACCCGCAACGCGCCTCACCTCGTCAAGGCCATGCCGCAACTGGTGCCGCTACTGCCGTCGATGAGACGCGCGTCGCGCGCGTTGGTGCGCACCGGATTCATCGCAGGCGACGGTTTGCGCAGGCTCGCCGGAACCAGCCCGGCGACCTTGCCGCGCTCGCGCCGGGTGGACGCACGTCGCGCGGTCGAGCTGGCCCCGACCGTTCGCACCGAGGGACTCGACGGGGCCTACCTGGCCTACGACGGCCAGCTGATCGATGACGCCCGGCTGGTGGCCGCCGTCGCCCGAACCGCGGCCCAGCACGGGGCCCGCATTCTCACCCGGGTCTCGGCCGCCGCGGCCGGTGCCACCTCGGTCCGACTGACCGACGAACTCAGCGGCGATTCCTTCGACGCGACGGCGCGGGTGGTCATCAACGCCGCCGGGGTGTGGGCCGGCGACCTCGACCCGGCGCTCACACTACGGCCCAGCCGCGGTACGCATCTGGTGTTCGATTCCGCGGCATTCGGCAATCCCACTGCGGCCCTGACAATTCCGATACCGGGGGAGTTGAACCGGTTTGTCTTCGCGATGCCCGAGCAGCTCGGCCGCGTCTACCTCGGCCTGACCGACGAAGACGCCCCTGGGCCGATTCCCGATGTGCCGGAACCGACTCCGGCCGAGATCGCGTTTCTGCTCGACACCGTCAACACCGCGCTGGCCACAGACCTGACCACCGCGGATGTGCGCGGCACCTACGCGGGGCTGCGTCCACTGATCGACACCGGAGAGGGCAACACGGCCGACGTGTCCCGCGAACACGCGGTGGTGGAATCGGCCGGCGGCGTGATCAGCATCATCGGCGGGAAGCTCACCGAATACCGGTACATGGCCCAGGATGTCCTGGACCGGGCGCTGGCCCTGCGCGGGCTGTCCGCGGCGGGCTGTCGCACGGCGAACCTGCCGCTCGTCGGTGCGCCGGCCAATCCGGTGTCCACGTTGCGCTCCGAGCACGCCCTCCCGTCCTCGCTGGTGGCCCGGTACGGCGCCGAGGCCCCCAACGTCATTGCCCGGGCCCGGTGTGCTCGCCCCACGGACCCTGTGGCCGACGGAATCGACGTCATACGTGCGGAATTCGAGTACGCCGTCACCCACGAAGGGGCCCTGTGTGTCGATGACGTCCTCGACCGGCGCACGCGCATCGGTTTGGTGGCGGCCGACCGGGATCTCGCGAGCGCGGCGGCCGCCGAGATGGTCGCCGAGTTCGGGCAAGGCGAGTAG
- a CDS encoding LysR family transcriptional regulator: MSAKVPDLRRLRQFVAIAECGSVTAAATALHISQQALSSSMQQFEKDLNATLFQREGRGLTLTRAGEFLLGEGRTLLAAAQTVAARVEQTAGGAAEVFVVGHTPALSGSEAYARVEPAILAFPATSFTFRQLYPDQLAGAVLDGSVHLGLRRGVVPTNELATAILGYDRVRLAMPGEHRLAGRSVVDIHELAGERIALWAPPGTSYYSDFLMGACRRAGFEPEYVVSRVQGAATVAAPLTTGAIAFVTTVPGPAMDGRVTVTELEPPLLVGAQALWQRHTSSAVRDALLSQGGQT, encoded by the coding sequence GTGTCAGCAAAAGTCCCTGATCTACGGCGTTTACGTCAATTCGTTGCGATAGCGGAATGCGGCAGCGTTACCGCCGCTGCCACCGCGCTGCACATTAGCCAACAAGCCCTGAGCAGCTCCATGCAGCAATTCGAGAAAGATCTCAACGCCACGCTGTTCCAGCGGGAGGGGCGTGGCCTGACACTCACGCGGGCGGGCGAGTTTCTTCTGGGCGAGGGCCGAACACTGCTGGCAGCAGCACAGACCGTGGCCGCACGGGTGGAACAGACTGCCGGAGGTGCCGCTGAGGTATTCGTCGTCGGCCACACCCCGGCACTCAGCGGTAGCGAAGCCTACGCCCGCGTCGAACCGGCCATCCTCGCCTTCCCTGCCACGTCCTTCACCTTCCGTCAGCTCTACCCCGATCAGCTTGCCGGTGCGGTGCTCGACGGCAGCGTGCACCTGGGCCTGCGCCGAGGCGTGGTTCCCACCAACGAATTGGCCACGGCCATCTTGGGTTACGACCGGGTGCGGCTGGCGATGCCCGGCGAACACCGGCTGGCCGGCCGCTCGGTCGTCGACATTCACGAGCTCGCCGGTGAGCGCATCGCGCTATGGGCTCCCCCGGGGACCTCGTACTACAGCGACTTTCTGATGGGTGCGTGCCGGCGGGCCGGATTCGAACCCGAGTATGTCGTCAGCCGGGTCCAGGGTGCGGCGACCGTCGCCGCCCCGCTCACCACCGGAGCGATCGCATTCGTCACCACTGTCCCTGGTCCGGCCATGGACGGCCGCGTGACGGTCACCGAACTGGAACCCCCATTGCTGGTGGGGGCCCAGGCACTGTGGCAGCGGCACACCAGTTCAGCCGTGCGCGACGCGCTTCTGTCCCAGGGTGGGCAGACGTGA
- a CDS encoding SDR family oxidoreductase, whose protein sequence is MSKLEGKSAVVAAGAKNLGGLISTTLAAKGVNVAVHYNSASTEADADKTVAAVQAAGVKAVKVQGDLTVPANVEKLFDTAVDAFGGVDIAINTVGKVLRKPFVETTEAEYDSMFDINAKAAYFFLQQAGKRLADNGSVVTIVTALLAAYTDGYSTYAGSKSPVEHFTRAASKEFGVRGINVNNVAPGPMDTPFFYPQETPERVEFHKSQAMGNRLTEITDIAPLVVFLADEGHWINGQTIFANGGYTTR, encoded by the coding sequence ATGAGCAAACTTGAAGGTAAGTCCGCAGTCGTTGCTGCTGGTGCGAAGAACCTTGGTGGCCTGATCAGCACCACGTTGGCCGCCAAGGGTGTCAACGTCGCTGTCCACTACAACAGCGCCTCCACCGAGGCCGATGCCGACAAGACCGTGGCTGCCGTGCAGGCCGCGGGCGTCAAGGCCGTCAAAGTGCAAGGCGACCTGACGGTTCCGGCCAACGTCGAGAAACTCTTCGACACGGCCGTCGACGCATTCGGCGGCGTCGACATCGCGATCAACACCGTGGGCAAGGTGTTGCGCAAGCCGTTCGTCGAAACCACTGAGGCCGAGTACGACTCGATGTTCGACATCAACGCCAAGGCGGCCTACTTCTTCCTGCAACAAGCGGGCAAGCGCCTGGCCGACAACGGCTCGGTGGTCACCATCGTGACCGCGCTGCTGGCGGCCTACACCGACGGCTACTCGACGTATGCGGGCTCGAAGAGCCCCGTCGAACACTTCACCCGGGCCGCCTCCAAGGAATTCGGCGTCCGCGGCATCAACGTCAACAACGTCGCCCCCGGCCCGATGGACACGCCGTTCTTCTATCCGCAGGAAACTCCGGAGCGGGTCGAGTTCCACAAGTCGCAGGCGATGGGCAACCGGCTGACCGAGATCACCGACATCGCGCCGCTGGTGGTGTTCCTCGCCGACGAGGGGCACTGGATCAACGGGCAGACCATCTTCGCCAACGGCGGTTACACCACCCGTTAG
- a CDS encoding acyl-CoA carboxylase subunit beta has translation MTIMAPEAAAESLDPRDPLLRLQTFFDDGSVELLHERDRSGVLAAAGTVNGVRTVAFCTDGTVMGGAMGIEGCAHIVNAYDTAIEEQSPIVGIWHSGGARLAEGVKALHAVGLVFEAMIRASGYIPQISVVVGFAAGGAAYGPALTDVIIMAPDSKVFVTGPDVVRSVTGEDVDMVSLGGPDAHHKKSGVCHIVADDELDAYERGRRLVGLFSQQGHFDRSKAEAGDTDLAALMPESARRAYDVHPIVEALLDEGVPFEEFQAKWAPSIVVGLGRLAGRTVGVIANNPLRLGGCLNSESAEKSARFVRLCDAFGIPLVVVVDVPGYLPGVDQEWGGVVRRGAKLLHAFGESSVPRVTLVTRKIYGGAYIAMNSRSLNATKVFAWPDAEVAVMGAKAAVGILHKRKLAAAPDHEREALHEELALEHERIAGGVDSAIEIGVVDEKIDPAHTRSKLTQALAEAPHRRGRHKNIPL, from the coding sequence ATGACGATCATGGCCCCCGAGGCAGCCGCCGAATCACTCGATCCACGTGACCCGCTGCTGCGTCTGCAGACGTTCTTCGACGACGGCAGCGTCGAGCTGCTGCACGAGCGGGACCGCTCCGGCGTGCTGGCCGCCGCCGGCACGGTCAACGGTGTTCGTACGGTTGCGTTCTGCACCGACGGCACCGTGATGGGCGGTGCCATGGGCATCGAGGGCTGTGCCCACATCGTCAACGCCTACGACACCGCGATCGAGGAGCAGAGTCCCATCGTGGGCATCTGGCACTCGGGCGGTGCCCGGCTGGCCGAGGGCGTCAAGGCGCTGCATGCGGTCGGCCTGGTCTTCGAGGCCATGATCCGCGCGTCGGGCTACATCCCGCAGATCTCGGTGGTCGTCGGCTTCGCCGCCGGCGGTGCCGCTTACGGCCCGGCCCTGACCGACGTCATCATCATGGCCCCGGACAGCAAGGTCTTCGTCACCGGTCCGGACGTGGTGCGCAGCGTCACCGGTGAGGACGTCGACATGGTGTCGCTCGGCGGCCCCGACGCCCACCACAAGAAGTCGGGTGTGTGCCACATCGTCGCCGATGACGAGCTCGACGCTTACGAGCGTGGCCGTCGCCTCGTCGGATTGTTCAGCCAGCAGGGTCATTTCGATCGCAGCAAGGCCGAGGCCGGCGACACCGACCTGGCCGCGCTGATGCCCGAGTCGGCCCGTCGCGCCTACGACGTGCACCCGATCGTGGAGGCACTGCTCGACGAGGGTGTGCCGTTCGAGGAGTTCCAGGCCAAGTGGGCCCCGTCGATCGTGGTCGGCCTGGGCCGGCTCGCCGGTCGCACGGTCGGCGTGATCGCCAACAACCCGCTGCGCCTCGGCGGCTGCCTGAACTCCGAAAGCGCGGAGAAGTCAGCTCGTTTCGTGCGGCTGTGCGATGCGTTCGGCATCCCGCTGGTGGTTGTGGTGGACGTCCCGGGTTACCTGCCCGGCGTGGACCAGGAGTGGGGCGGCGTGGTGCGCCGCGGCGCCAAGCTGCTGCACGCCTTCGGTGAGTCCTCGGTCCCCCGCGTGACCCTGGTGACCCGCAAGATCTACGGCGGCGCCTACATCGCGATGAACTCGCGTTCGCTCAACGCCACCAAGGTTTTCGCCTGGCCGGACGCCGAGGTCGCCGTGATGGGCGCCAAGGCCGCCGTCGGCATCCTGCACAAGCGCAAGCTGGCCGCCGCCCCGGATCACGAGCGTGAGGCCCTGCACGAGGAACTCGCGCTGGAGCACGAGCGGATCGCCGGTGGTGTGGATTCCGCGATCGAGATCGGCGTGGTCGACGAGAAAATCGATCCGGCCCACACCCGCAGCAAGCTGACGCAGGCGCTGGCCGAGGCCCCGCACCGGCGCGGTCGCCACAAGAACATCCCGCTGTAA
- the kasB gene encoding 3-oxoacyl-ACP synthase KasB, protein MAGLSTGNGLPNVVVTGVAMSTALATDAENTWKKLLDGQSGIRKLTDSFVEEYDLPVRIGGHLLEDFDSELTRVELRRLSYLQKMSTVIGRRVWANAGSPEVDARRLMVSIGTGLGSTEELVFAYDGMRAKGLRAVSPLVVQMYMPNGAAAAIGLERKAKAGVCTSISACASGSEAIANAWRQIVLGEADIAICGGVETKIEAVPIAGFAQMRIVLSNSNDDPQGACRPFDKDRNGFVFGEAGALMVIETEEHAKARGANILGRLMGASVTSDGYHIVAPDPNGEQAGYAMTRAIQLAGLQPTDIDHINAHATGTSVGDVAEGKAINNAMGGHAPAVYAPKSALGHSVGAVGAVESILTIMALKDGVIPPTLNLRNLDPEIDLDVVAGEPRQGDYKYAINNSFGFGGHNVALAFGKY, encoded by the coding sequence ATGGCGGGATTGTCCACTGGGAATGGTCTTCCCAATGTGGTTGTCACCGGCGTAGCGATGTCAACGGCGCTGGCAACCGATGCTGAGAACACCTGGAAGAAGCTGCTCGACGGTCAGAGCGGCATTCGGAAGCTCACCGACTCGTTCGTCGAGGAGTACGACCTGCCGGTTCGCATCGGCGGCCATCTCCTGGAGGATTTCGACTCCGAGCTGACGCGGGTCGAACTGCGCCGGCTGTCATATTTGCAGAAGATGTCGACGGTCATCGGCCGCCGGGTGTGGGCCAATGCCGGCTCCCCCGAGGTCGATGCCCGCCGTCTCATGGTGTCGATCGGCACCGGTCTGGGTTCGACCGAAGAACTCGTGTTTGCCTACGACGGCATGCGGGCCAAAGGTCTGCGTGCCGTGTCGCCGCTGGTGGTGCAGATGTACATGCCCAACGGCGCGGCAGCTGCCATCGGACTCGAGCGCAAGGCCAAGGCCGGGGTGTGTACCTCGATCTCGGCCTGCGCCTCGGGTTCCGAGGCCATCGCCAACGCCTGGCGTCAGATCGTGCTGGGCGAGGCCGACATCGCGATCTGCGGTGGCGTGGAAACCAAGATCGAAGCCGTGCCGATCGCCGGCTTCGCGCAGATGCGCATCGTGCTCTCCAACAGCAATGACGATCCGCAAGGTGCCTGTCGGCCCTTCGACAAGGATCGCAACGGCTTCGTGTTCGGCGAGGCCGGTGCCCTGATGGTCATCGAGACCGAGGAGCACGCCAAGGCGCGCGGCGCCAACATCCTGGGCCGTCTGATGGGTGCGAGCGTCACCTCCGACGGCTACCACATCGTGGCGCCGGACCCCAACGGCGAACAGGCCGGCTATGCCATGACCCGCGCCATCCAATTGGCAGGCCTGCAGCCCACCGACATCGATCACATCAACGCGCACGCCACCGGCACCAGCGTCGGCGATGTGGCCGAGGGGAAAGCAATCAACAATGCGATGGGCGGCCACGCGCCCGCGGTCTACGCGCCCAAGTCTGCGCTCGGCCACTCGGTCGGCGCGGTCGGTGCGGTGGAGTCCATCCTCACGATCATGGCGCTCAAAGACGGCGTCATTCCTCCGACGCTCAACCTGCGTAACCTCGATCCGGAAATCGATCTGGACGTGGTGGCCGGTGAGCCGCGGCAAGGCGACTACAAGTACGCCATCAACAATTCGTTCGGATTCGGTGGGCACAACGTCGCGCTCGCCTTCGGAAAGTACTGA
- the kasA gene encoding 3-oxoacyl-ACP synthase KasA — protein MSKPSTANGGFPNVVVTAVEATTALAADIESTWKGLLAGESGIHELTDDFVTKWDLPVRIGGHLVDDIDSHLTRIELRRNSYVQRMSLVLARRLWKNAGAPEVDPDRFAVVIGTGLGGGEKIVETYDAMNEGGIRKVSPLAVQMIMPNGAAAVAGLELGARAGVITPVSACSSGSEAIAHGWRQIVMGDADFAVVGGVEGGIEALPIAAFSMMRAMSTRNDDPAGASRPFDKDRDGFVFGEAGAMMIIETEEHALARGAKPLARLMGAGITSDAFHMVAPADNGVRAGAAMKRALETAGLDAKDIDHVNAHGTATPIGDTAEANAIRVAGCQNAAVYAPKSALGHSIGAVGALESVLTVLALRDGVIPPTLNYETPDPEIDLDVVAGEPRYGDYKYAINNSFGFGGHNVALAFGKY, from the coding sequence ATGAGCAAACCTTCCACTGCTAACGGAGGCTTCCCGAACGTCGTGGTGACCGCCGTGGAGGCCACCACGGCGCTCGCTGCTGACATCGAGAGCACGTGGAAGGGCCTCCTGGCCGGAGAAAGCGGCATCCATGAGTTGACCGACGACTTCGTCACCAAGTGGGACCTTCCGGTGCGTATCGGTGGTCACCTGGTCGACGACATCGACAGTCATCTGACCCGCATCGAGCTGCGCCGTAACTCCTACGTGCAGCGCATGTCACTGGTGCTGGCCCGCCGGCTGTGGAAGAACGCCGGTGCGCCCGAGGTCGATCCCGATCGCTTCGCGGTCGTGATCGGCACGGGCCTCGGCGGCGGCGAGAAGATCGTCGAGACCTACGACGCGATGAACGAGGGCGGCATCCGCAAGGTCAGCCCGCTCGCCGTTCAGATGATCATGCCCAACGGTGCGGCCGCGGTCGCCGGACTTGAGCTCGGCGCCCGCGCCGGGGTCATCACCCCGGTGTCGGCGTGTTCGTCGGGATCTGAGGCCATCGCCCACGGTTGGCGCCAGATCGTGATGGGTGACGCGGACTTCGCCGTCGTCGGCGGCGTGGAGGGCGGTATCGAGGCATTGCCGATCGCGGCGTTCTCGATGATGCGCGCCATGTCGACCCGCAACGACGATCCCGCGGGTGCGTCTCGGCCGTTTGACAAGGACCGTGACGGATTCGTGTTCGGCGAGGCCGGCGCGATGATGATCATCGAGACCGAGGAGCACGCCTTGGCCCGTGGCGCCAAGCCGCTGGCTCGGTTGATGGGTGCCGGTATCACCTCGGATGCGTTCCACATGGTGGCTCCGGCGGACAACGGCGTACGGGCCGGTGCCGCGATGAAGCGGGCTCTGGAAACCGCCGGGCTGGACGCCAAGGACATCGACCATGTCAATGCCCACGGCACGGCCACCCCGATCGGTGACACCGCCGAGGCCAATGCCATTCGGGTTGCCGGATGCCAGAACGCCGCGGTGTACGCACCGAAGTCGGCTCTGGGTCACTCGATCGGTGCGGTCGGTGCGCTGGAGTCGGTGTTGACGGTGCTCGCGTTGCGTGACGGGGTCATCCCCCCGACGCTCAACTACGAGACACCGGATCCTGAGATCGATCTCGATGTGGTTGCGGGCGAGCCTCGTTATGGCGACTACAAGTACGCCATCAACAACTCGTTCGGATTCGGCGGCCACAATGTGGCCCTGGCCTTCGGCAAGTACTGA
- the acpM gene encoding meromycolate extension acyl carrier protein AcpM: protein MAASQEEIIAGLAEIIEEVTGIEPSEVTPEKSFVDDLDIDSLSMVEIAVQTEDKYGVKIPDEDLAGLRTVGDVVSYIQKLEEENPEAAAALREKFGSE from the coding sequence GTGGCCGCCAGTCAGGAAGAAATCATCGCCGGTCTCGCCGAGATCATCGAAGAGGTCACCGGCATCGAGCCGTCTGAGGTGACCCCGGAGAAGTCGTTCGTCGACGACCTGGACATCGACTCGCTGTCGATGGTGGAGATCGCGGTTCAGACCGAGGACAAGTACGGCGTGAAGATCCCCGATGAGGATCTGGCCGGCCTGCGCACCGTTGGTGACGTCGTGTCCTACATCCAGAAGCTCGAGGAAGAGAACCCCGAGGCTGCCGCCGCCCTGCGCGAGAAGTTTGGCTCGGAATGA
- a CDS encoding ACP S-malonyltransferase, producing the protein MLALLAPGQGSQTPGMLSPWLELPGAADRLATWSQISGLDLARLGTTATAEEITDTAVTQPLVVAATLLAYEELTKRGVPETAETIVAGHSVGEIAAYAIAGVITADDAVKLAATRGAEMAKACAVEPTGMSAVLGGDEAEVLARLESLDLVPANRNAAGQIVAAGAIAALEKLAEDPPAKARVRQLATAGAFHTHYMASALDGYAAAAGSVTTAEPTATLLSNADGQPVASAADAMEKLVSQLTKPVRWDLCTATLRSRFDGAERAGIVEFPPAGTLVGIAKRELKGTPTRAVKAPADLDGLDEL; encoded by the coding sequence GTGCTCGCATTGCTTGCTCCCGGACAGGGATCGCAGACGCCCGGCATGCTCTCCCCCTGGCTGGAGCTGCCCGGTGCGGCTGATCGCCTCGCCACGTGGTCGCAGATCAGCGGCCTGGATCTGGCGCGGCTGGGAACCACCGCCACCGCCGAGGAGATCACCGACACCGCGGTGACGCAACCGCTGGTGGTGGCCGCCACCCTGCTGGCCTACGAGGAACTGACCAAGCGCGGCGTCCCCGAGACTGCCGAGACCATCGTCGCCGGCCATTCCGTCGGTGAGATCGCCGCATACGCCATCGCCGGCGTCATCACCGCCGACGACGCGGTCAAGCTGGCTGCCACCCGCGGCGCCGAGATGGCCAAGGCCTGCGCCGTCGAGCCGACCGGGATGTCGGCGGTGCTCGGCGGCGACGAGGCCGAGGTGCTGGCCCGGCTGGAGTCACTGGACCTGGTCCCCGCCAACCGCAACGCCGCCGGCCAGATCGTGGCTGCCGGCGCGATCGCCGCACTGGAGAAGCTCGCCGAGGATCCGCCGGCCAAGGCACGGGTCCGCCAGCTGGCCACCGCAGGCGCGTTCCACACCCACTACATGGCTTCCGCGCTGGACGGTTACGCCGCGGCCGCCGGGTCTGTAACGACCGCTGAGCCCACGGCGACACTTCTGTCGAATGCGGACGGTCAGCCGGTCGCCTCGGCCGCCGATGCGATGGAGAAGTTGGTGTCGCAGCTGACCAAGCCGGTGCGCTGGGACCTGTGCACGGCCACCCTGCGGAGCCGGTTCGACGGCGCCGAGCGCGCCGGGATCGTCGAGTTCCCGCCGGCAGGCACCCTGGTCGGCATCGCCAAACGTGAATTGAAGGGCACACCGACGCGTGCGGTGAAGGCCCCCGCAGATCTGGACGGCTTGGACGAGCTCTGA
- a CDS encoding PucR family transcriptional regulator, which produces MPDKRFVPPKSTVEVLESVPDSVLRRLKQYSGRLATEAVHAMAERLDFFSDLDASQRASVQLVVQTAVVNFVEWMRDPTSDVSYTAQAFEVVPQDLRRRIALRQSVEMVRTSMEFFEEVVPLLARSEEHLNALTAGILRYSRDLAFAAASAYADQAEARGAWDLRMEANVVDAVVRGDTGPELQSQAAALNWDATAPATVIVGLPRPDRLDLARDDIHDVVKRNDRAALSDVHGTWLVTIVSGSLSATDRFLVDLLSVFAEGPVVVGPTSPTLTAAHRSATEAISGMNAVAGWPGAPRPVSARELLPERALLGDTTAIAALETEVMRPLADAGPALTETLDAFLDSGGAIEACARKLFVHPNTVRYRLKRIGDFTGRDPAVPRDAYVLRVASTVGRLSKQAYQPSTSNAGTMVIPAIRPVPSAGPRA; this is translated from the coding sequence ATGCCGGACAAGCGGTTCGTGCCGCCGAAATCGACCGTCGAGGTCTTGGAGAGCGTGCCCGACTCGGTGCTGCGCCGGCTGAAGCAGTATTCCGGCCGGCTGGCCACCGAGGCCGTGCACGCCATGGCCGAACGCCTGGACTTCTTCTCCGACCTCGACGCGTCGCAGCGGGCCAGCGTGCAGCTGGTGGTTCAGACCGCCGTCGTCAACTTCGTCGAGTGGATGCGGGATCCGACCAGCGACGTCAGCTATACCGCCCAGGCCTTCGAGGTGGTGCCCCAGGACCTGCGCCGTCGTATCGCGCTGCGCCAGTCGGTCGAGATGGTGCGGACCTCGATGGAGTTCTTCGAAGAGGTGGTGCCGCTGCTGGCCCGGTCCGAAGAGCACCTCAACGCGCTGACCGCGGGCATCTTGCGCTACAGCCGGGATCTGGCGTTCGCGGCGGCCAGCGCCTACGCCGACCAGGCCGAGGCCCGCGGAGCCTGGGATCTGCGGATGGAGGCCAACGTCGTCGACGCCGTCGTGCGCGGCGACACCGGACCCGAGCTGCAGTCCCAGGCCGCGGCCCTGAACTGGGACGCCACCGCGCCGGCCACCGTGATCGTCGGCCTGCCGCGTCCGGACCGACTGGATCTGGCCCGCGACGACATCCACGACGTCGTGAAGCGCAACGACCGGGCGGCGCTGTCGGATGTGCACGGAACCTGGCTCGTGACGATTGTGTCGGGCTCGCTGTCAGCAACCGACCGGTTCCTGGTCGACCTGCTGTCGGTGTTCGCCGAAGGTCCGGTGGTGGTCGGGCCGACGTCCCCGACCCTGACTGCCGCGCATCGCAGCGCCACCGAGGCGATCTCGGGGATGAACGCGGTCGCCGGCTGGCCCGGTGCGCCCCGCCCGGTGTCGGCGCGCGAGCTGTTGCCCGAGCGGGCCCTGCTGGGCGATACCACGGCGATTGCGGCACTGGAGACCGAGGTCATGCGGCCCCTGGCCGATGCCGGCCCGGCACTCACCGAGACGCTCGACGCCTTCCTCGATTCCGGGGGTGCCATAGAAGCTTGTGCACGCAAATTGTTCGTTCATCCAAACACGGTGCGCTACCGGCTGAAACGGATCGGCGACTTCACCGGGCGCGATCCAGCCGTGCCGAGGGACGCCTATGTGCTGCGCGTTGCGTCCACCGTCGGCAGATTGAGCAAACAGGCATACCAGCCGAGCACGTCAAATGCCGGAACCATGGTGATCCCGGCGATTCGCCCGGTGCCTTCGGCCGGACCACGAGCCTGA